Proteins co-encoded in one Kocuria flava genomic window:
- a CDS encoding RBBP9/YdeN family alpha/beta hydrolase: MSGSAEPEVRRVVVVHGYDAAPGSHWFPWLCERLEADGVRTVPAELPEPSYPEAGAWQEAVGRAVGAVDAHTHVVAHSLGCVTVLRHLARLPRPWELGGLVLVAGFTGRLAAVPLLDGFLAGDTDLTAVRASTRRRLVLRSDDDPTVPAAATEELAARLGARLQVVPGAGHFCAEDGVLRLPAVLEALVPRPRGGAGA, translated from the coding sequence GTGAGCGGGTCCGCGGAGCCGGAGGTGCGGCGGGTCGTCGTCGTGCACGGCTACGACGCCGCCCCCGGCAGCCACTGGTTCCCCTGGCTGTGCGAGCGGCTGGAGGCCGACGGCGTCCGCACGGTCCCGGCCGAGCTGCCGGAGCCCTCGTACCCCGAGGCGGGGGCGTGGCAGGAAGCGGTGGGCCGGGCCGTCGGCGCGGTCGACGCGCACACGCACGTGGTGGCCCACAGCCTCGGGTGCGTCACCGTGCTGCGCCACCTCGCCCGGCTGCCGCGGCCCTGGGAGCTGGGCGGGCTCGTGCTCGTGGCGGGGTTCACGGGCCGGCTCGCGGCCGTGCCGCTGCTGGACGGCTTCCTTGCCGGGGACACCGACCTCACGGCCGTGCGCGCGAGCACCCGCCGCCGACTTGTCCTGCGCTCCGACGACGACCCCACCGTCCCGGCGGCGGCCACCGAGGAGCTCGCCGCGCGGCTGGGCGCCCGGCTGCAGGTGGTCCCGGGGGCGGGGCACTTCTGCGCCGAGGACGGGGTGCTCCGGCTGCCCGCCGTGCTCGAGGCCCTGGTCCCGCGTCCGCGCGGCGGGGCGGGCGCCTGA